Proteins from one Physeter macrocephalus isolate SW-GA unplaced genomic scaffold, ASM283717v5 random_6, whole genome shotgun sequence genomic window:
- the NABP2 gene encoding SOSS complex subunit B1 isoform X2: MAGGVGGRELELRGKSRWRLKPSRRSGVLSLGQHDDGDLREGYQAWAQEPEPHLHCAGDRWLCWRGRVTKTKDGHEVRTCKVADKTGSINISVWDDVGNLIQPGDIIRLTKGYASVFKGCLTLYTGRGGDLQKIGEFCMVYSEVPNFSEPNPEYSAQQAPNKTVQNDSSPTAPQPTAGPPATSPASESQNGNGLSTPPGPGGGPHPPHTPPHPPTPRITRSQPNHTPAGPPGPSSSPVSNGKETRRSKR; this comes from the exons ATGGCTGGGGGCGTGGGCGGGAGAGAACTTGAGCTCCGAGGAAAGTCAAGGTGGCGCCTAAAGCCCTCTAGGAGAAG TGGGGTGCTGAGTCTCGGGCAGCATGACGACGGAGACCTTCGTGAAGGATATCAAGCCTGGGCTCAAGAACCTGAACCTCATCTTCATTGTGCTGGAGACAGGTGGCTCTGCTGGCGCG GCCGAGTGACCAAGACAAAGGACGGGCACGAGGTTCGGACCTGCAAAGTGGCAGACAAAACTGGCAGCATCAATATCTCCGTCTGGGACGACGTGGGCAACCTGATCCAGCCTGGGGATATTATCCGGCTCACCAAAGG GTACGCTTCAGTGTTCAAAGGTTGTCTGACATTGTACACTGGCCGTGGGGGTGATCTTCAGAAGATTGGAGA ATTCTGTATGGTTTATTCTGAGGTTCCTAACTTCAGTGAGCCAAATCCAGAATACAGTGCCCAACAGGCACCCAACAAGACG GTGCAGAACGACAGCAGCCCTACGGCTCCCCAGCCTACCGCCGGACCCCCTGCCACTTCTCCAG CCTCTGAGAGCCAGAACGGGAATGGACTGAGCACCCCACCAGGTCCTGGTGGTGGTCCCCACCCCCCTcacactcccccccacccccccaccccccgaattACCCGAAGCCAGCCCAACCACACGCCTGCCGGCCCTCCTGGCCCCTCCAGCAGCCCTGTCAGTAATGGCAAAGAAACCCGGAGGAGCAAGAGATAG
- the NABP2 gene encoding SOSS complex subunit B1 isoform X1, with protein MSLFPGCGLISLGYSTMAGGVGGRELELRGKSRWRLKPSRRSGVLSLGQHDDGDLREGYQAWAQEPEPHLHCAGDRWLCWRGRVTKTKDGHEVRTCKVADKTGSINISVWDDVGNLIQPGDIIRLTKGYASVFKGCLTLYTGRGGDLQKIGEFCMVYSEVPNFSEPNPEYSAQQAPNKTVQNDSSPTAPQPTAGPPATSPASESQNGNGLSTPPGPGGGPHPPHTPPHPPTPRITRSQPNHTPAGPPGPSSSPVSNGKETRRSKR; from the exons ATGTCCCTCTTCCCGGGTTGTGGTTTGATTTCCTTAGGGTACAGCACCATGGCTGGGGGCGTGGGCGGGAGAGAACTTGAGCTCCGAGGAAAGTCAAGGTGGCGCCTAAAGCCCTCTAGGAGAAG TGGGGTGCTGAGTCTCGGGCAGCATGACGACGGAGACCTTCGTGAAGGATATCAAGCCTGGGCTCAAGAACCTGAACCTCATCTTCATTGTGCTGGAGACAGGTGGCTCTGCTGGCGCG GCCGAGTGACCAAGACAAAGGACGGGCACGAGGTTCGGACCTGCAAAGTGGCAGACAAAACTGGCAGCATCAATATCTCCGTCTGGGACGACGTGGGCAACCTGATCCAGCCTGGGGATATTATCCGGCTCACCAAAGG GTACGCTTCAGTGTTCAAAGGTTGTCTGACATTGTACACTGGCCGTGGGGGTGATCTTCAGAAGATTGGAGA ATTCTGTATGGTTTATTCTGAGGTTCCTAACTTCAGTGAGCCAAATCCAGAATACAGTGCCCAACAGGCACCCAACAAGACG GTGCAGAACGACAGCAGCCCTACGGCTCCCCAGCCTACCGCCGGACCCCCTGCCACTTCTCCAG CCTCTGAGAGCCAGAACGGGAATGGACTGAGCACCCCACCAGGTCCTGGTGGTGGTCCCCACCCCCCTcacactcccccccacccccccaccccccgaattACCCGAAGCCAGCCCAACCACACGCCTGCCGGCCCTCCTGGCCCCTCCAGCAGCCCTGTCAGTAATGGCAAAGAAACCCGGAGGAGCAAGAGATAG
- the NABP2 gene encoding SOSS complex subunit B1 isoform X3 — translation MTTETFVKDIKPGLKNLNLIFIVLETGRVTKTKDGHEVRTCKVADKTGSINISVWDDVGNLIQPGDIIRLTKGYASVFKGCLTLYTGRGGDLQKIGEFCMVYSEVPNFSEPNPEYSAQQAPNKTVQNDSSPTAPQPTAGPPATSPASESQNGNGLSTPPGPGGGPHPPHTPPHPPTPRITRSQPNHTPAGPPGPSSSPVSNGKETRRSKR, via the exons ATGACGACGGAGACCTTCGTGAAGGATATCAAGCCTGGGCTCAAGAACCTGAACCTCATCTTCATTGTGCTGGAGACAG GCCGAGTGACCAAGACAAAGGACGGGCACGAGGTTCGGACCTGCAAAGTGGCAGACAAAACTGGCAGCATCAATATCTCCGTCTGGGACGACGTGGGCAACCTGATCCAGCCTGGGGATATTATCCGGCTCACCAAAGG GTACGCTTCAGTGTTCAAAGGTTGTCTGACATTGTACACTGGCCGTGGGGGTGATCTTCAGAAGATTGGAGA ATTCTGTATGGTTTATTCTGAGGTTCCTAACTTCAGTGAGCCAAATCCAGAATACAGTGCCCAACAGGCACCCAACAAGACG GTGCAGAACGACAGCAGCCCTACGGCTCCCCAGCCTACCGCCGGACCCCCTGCCACTTCTCCAG CCTCTGAGAGCCAGAACGGGAATGGACTGAGCACCCCACCAGGTCCTGGTGGTGGTCCCCACCCCCCTcacactcccccccacccccccaccccccgaattACCCGAAGCCAGCCCAACCACACGCCTGCCGGCCCTCCTGGCCCCTCCAGCAGCCCTGTCAGTAATGGCAAAGAAACCCGGAGGAGCAAGAGATAG